Proteins encoded together in one Halothermothrix orenii H 168 window:
- a CDS encoding phosphate ABC transporter substrate-binding protein, translating to MFNSKNLIALLVIALVTLLSAGVLASDTLFIQGSSTVLPIAQKAAEVYMSKHDVHISVRGGGSGNGIAALIDGAVDIADASRFIKNKEVSAAIANGIYPVPHRVAKDSIAVVVHPGNPVSDLTVEELKGIYTGKITNWKELGGKDQEIVVVSRDSSSGTFAVFNDIANDGELNNEALRVTSRALLQASNGEARATVADTPGAIGYIGLGYLNDDVKAVKLNGHLPSDSQYMIVRPLYMFTNGWPRGLTKKFIDFILSPEGQKIVKEVGYVPLY from the coding sequence ATGTTTAATTCAAAGAATTTGATTGCTTTGCTGGTTATTGCATTGGTAACTTTATTGTCAGCCGGAGTATTAGCCTCTGATACTTTGTTTATTCAGGGCTCTTCTACCGTATTACCCATTGCTCAGAAAGCTGCGGAAGTTTATATGTCTAAACATGATGTTCATATTTCTGTGAGGGGTGGCGGTTCCGGTAATGGTATTGCTGCTTTAATTGATGGAGCTGTTGATATAGCAGACGCTTCCCGTTTTATTAAAAACAAAGAGGTAAGTGCAGCTATTGCCAATGGTATTTATCCTGTACCCCATAGAGTAGCCAAAGACTCTATTGCTGTAGTTGTTCACCCCGGTAACCCTGTATCTGACTTAACTGTAGAAGAGTTAAAGGGGATCTACACCGGTAAAATTACTAACTGGAAAGAGCTGGGTGGTAAAGATCAGGAAATAGTTGTTGTCTCCCGTGACTCCAGTTCTGGTACCTTTGCTGTATTTAATGACATTGCCAATGATGGAGAATTAAATAATGAGGCTTTAAGGGTTACCAGCAGGGCTCTGTTACAGGCTTCTAACGGTGAAGCAAGGGCTACAGTTGCTGATACTCCTGGTGCTATCGGTTATATCGGTCTGGGTTACTTAAATGATGATGTAAAAGCTGTAAAATTAAATGGTCATCTGCCAAGTGACTCTCAGTACATGATTGTTCGTCCCTTGTATATGTTTACAAATGGGTGGCCCAGAGGATTAACCAAGAAATTTATTGATTTTATCTTAAGCCCTGAAGGTCAGAAGATTGTTAAAGAAGTAGGTTATGTTCCTTTATACTAA
- the pnpS gene encoding two-component system histidine kinase PnpS, with the protein MLNWNDLSIKNQFLVLFIVTQLIIMGLLFIYFNHNEREFYLDQLKINLDHQGQLLLLNEVFMEEYDNPRILDKWIKSIGSDIDSRLTVIDMSGKVLADSHYNPVKMDNHLNRPEIIELINGKNSSYRIRRSKTLQQQMFYYSLPIKVNGNLTGFLRLSKSLNAINETIEKNTQNYLLFFFLTVILSFILAWGFSNGLVRPLNKLGSMAEKLAHGNFKERIVLNSYNNELGTLAHSFNYMANELERKIEEIFREKSRTEAVFTSIVDGLIVTDNEKKITMVNPAARKILGLNKGVLGRDIIEVIRHHKVDQLLETSLEKKKILKEELNFQTPGSKIIRLNFAPIENKEGQVAGGLIVLTDVTELRRLEQLRKEFVANVSHELKTPLTSIIGYIDTIIDNDIKDDTTIKRFLSIIKDEADRLYLLIKDLLDLSKLEAKRGEVILQPGDLNKIVKKIYLMLQEQAESKDIDLKLDIKEKLPFVYLIPEQIEQVLINLVDNGIKYTEPGGRVILRAYEENNRVVVEVEDNGIGIPEEDQGRIFERFYRVDKARSRSMGGTGIGLSIVKHIIKNHDSEIKVESEPGKGSLFRFYLNKVN; encoded by the coding sequence TTGTTAAACTGGAATGACCTGAGTATTAAAAATCAATTTCTGGTACTATTTATTGTAACCCAGCTTATTATTATGGGGTTGTTATTTATTTATTTTAACCATAATGAGAGGGAGTTTTACTTAGACCAGCTAAAAATTAACCTTGATCATCAGGGACAGCTTTTATTATTAAATGAGGTTTTCATGGAAGAATATGATAATCCCCGGATACTTGATAAATGGATTAAAAGTATAGGAAGTGATATAGATTCCAGGCTTACTGTAATCGACATGTCAGGAAAAGTACTGGCTGATTCCCATTATAACCCTGTAAAAATGGATAACCATTTAAACCGCCCTGAAATTATTGAATTAATAAATGGTAAGAATTCCTCATACCGAATCAGGAGAAGCAAGACCTTACAACAGCAGATGTTTTATTATTCACTGCCGATTAAAGTCAACGGAAACTTAACAGGATTTTTAAGGTTAAGTAAATCCCTGAATGCAATTAATGAGACCATTGAAAAAAATACCCAGAATTATTTGTTGTTTTTCTTCTTAACTGTTATTCTTTCTTTTATTCTGGCCTGGGGTTTCAGTAACGGTCTTGTTAGACCTTTAAATAAGCTGGGGTCAATGGCCGAGAAGCTAGCCCATGGTAATTTTAAAGAAAGAATAGTCCTCAATAGTTATAATAATGAACTGGGTACACTGGCTCATTCATTCAACTATATGGCCAATGAGCTTGAAAGGAAAATTGAAGAAATATTCCGGGAAAAAAGCAGGACTGAAGCGGTCTTTACCAGTATTGTAGATGGATTAATTGTTACAGATAATGAGAAAAAAATAACCATGGTAAATCCAGCGGCCCGAAAGATACTCGGACTGAATAAAGGTGTTCTCGGGAGAGATATTATTGAGGTTATAAGACATCATAAAGTTGATCAGCTTTTAGAAACTTCTTTAGAAAAAAAGAAAATATTAAAGGAGGAACTTAATTTCCAGACACCAGGGTCAAAAATAATTCGCCTCAATTTTGCTCCCATAGAAAATAAGGAGGGCCAGGTGGCCGGGGGTTTGATAGTTTTAACAGATGTTACCGAACTCAGGCGGCTGGAACAGCTTAGAAAGGAATTTGTTGCCAATGTGTCCCATGAACTGAAGACTCCTTTAACGTCTATTATAGGATATATTGATACCATTATTGACAATGATATAAAGGATGATACTACAATTAAAAGATTCTTAAGTATAATTAAGGATGAAGCTGATAGACTGTATTTATTAATTAAAGATTTACTTGACCTCTCCAAACTGGAGGCAAAAAGGGGAGAGGTCATATTGCAGCCTGGTGACCTTAATAAGATTGTTAAAAAGATTTACCTTATGTTACAGGAACAGGCTGAATCCAAAGATATTGATCTGAAACTGGATATTAAGGAAAAACTACCTTTCGTTTATCTGATTCCTGAACAGATTGAGCAGGTTTTAATTAATCTTGTTGATAATGGTATAAAGTATACTGAACCCGGTGGTCGGGTTATTTTAAGGGCATATGAAGAAAATAATAGAGTTGTTGTTGAAGTTGAGGATAATGGAATAGGAATACCTGAGGAAGATCAGGGGCGTATATTTGAGCGGTTTTACAGAGTGGATAAAGCCAGGTCCCGTTCCATGGGAGGAACCGGGATAGGGTTATCCATCGTTAAACACATAATAAAAAATCATGATAGTGAGATAAAGGTTGAAAGTGAGCCAGGTAAAGGGAGTCTATTCAGGTTTTATTTAAATAAAGTTAACTGA
- a CDS encoding response regulator transcription factor, whose protein sequence is MEKILVIDDEENIRELIKFNLETAGYRVELAADGEEGWDRLNDSIDLIILDLMLPRIDGLSFCRQVRSNNRFKDIPIIMLTAKGEEVDKIIGLEMGADDYITKPFSPRELVARIKAVLRRVQKNEEKSDNELIKKADFELDVSSHEARKGGEVLNLTPKEFDLLRHLLVNSGKVLTRDILLEKVWGYEYAGDTRTVDVHIRRLRRKIGDNYIVTVRGVGYKFVKLE, encoded by the coding sequence ATGGAGAAAATACTGGTTATAGATGATGAAGAGAATATCAGGGAGCTTATTAAATTTAATTTAGAGACGGCAGGTTACAGGGTAGAACTGGCCGCTGATGGAGAAGAAGGTTGGGACAGGTTGAATGATTCCATAGATTTGATTATCCTTGACTTAATGTTGCCCCGGATTGATGGACTGAGCTTCTGCCGGCAGGTCAGGTCCAATAACCGATTTAAAGATATTCCCATAATCATGTTAACTGCTAAAGGGGAAGAAGTGGACAAAATTATTGGGTTAGAAATGGGAGCAGATGATTATATAACCAAACCCTTTAGCCCCCGGGAACTGGTTGCCAGGATTAAGGCCGTGCTCCGCAGAGTGCAAAAGAATGAAGAAAAGAGTGATAATGAGTTAATAAAAAAAGCTGATTTTGAATTAGATGTATCCAGTCATGAAGCCCGTAAGGGAGGGGAGGTTTTAAACTTAACCCCTAAAGAATTTGATTTATTGCGTCATCTACTGGTAAATTCGGGTAAGGTATTAACCCGTGATATTCTACTTGAAAAAGTCTGGGGCTATGAATATGCAGGGGATACCAGAACTGTTGATGTTCATATAAGGAGGTTAAGAAGAAAGATCGGGGATAATTATATTGTTACCGTGAGAGGGGTGGGGTATAAATTTGTTAAACTGGAATGA
- a CDS encoding Na/Pi cotransporter family protein, with product MSLQLVFPLLGGLGLFIYGMKQMSEGLQKVAGKKLRHFLAILTTRPLVGVLVGTLVTAIIQSSSATTVMVVGFVNAGLMTLSQSIGVIMGANIGTTVTAQIVAFKLGDYAFHTITIGAFAYLFSRNQKIQYLGQVLLGFGILFLGLNTMSDTMKPLRDSVYFLNLMENFSSYPLLGVLAGMLVTMVIQSSSATFGILLGLVSVGAITYQAGIPILLGSNIGTTITAILSSIGANRSAKRAAAAHFIFNVLGAGIVIVLIYVIPDFTDSIHQFLIKLSNLFGHTPTSERLLANTHTLFNVLNTLLWLPFVGFMVKIVKSVLPGDEVAVKRGLNYLDERMLKTPSLALNQLKKEVIRMYGITQEMVRESIKIFKEGHDSKIVKAVHHKEDIINEIEEDLIKFISSVPRNSLSGGDLRVLNMYYAIIDDIESIADDAVEMVELGSYSWENNLKYSDEAWKSLNENFDLIFDLIESSYEMVETENLELSTQILDAEDKMDQYQLENRNCHLKRLGSGICEPGAGIVYLEILDRLEHISDQAADIAHSMTEAL from the coding sequence TTGTCGTTACAACTGGTTTTTCCTTTGTTGGGTGGGCTAGGCTTATTTATTTACGGTATGAAACAAATGAGTGAGGGGCTTCAAAAGGTGGCGGGTAAAAAGCTCCGTCATTTTCTGGCTATATTAACAACAAGACCCCTGGTCGGGGTTCTGGTGGGTACCCTGGTTACAGCTATTATCCAGAGTAGTAGTGCCACTACGGTTATGGTAGTAGGGTTTGTTAATGCTGGATTGATGACCCTTTCTCAATCAATCGGGGTTATTATGGGGGCTAACATTGGTACGACAGTGACTGCCCAGATAGTAGCCTTTAAACTTGGCGATTATGCTTTCCACACTATAACTATTGGTGCTTTTGCTTATCTATTTTCCCGTAATCAAAAGATACAATATTTGGGACAGGTTTTACTCGGGTTCGGGATTTTGTTCCTGGGGTTAAATACTATGAGTGACACCATGAAACCCCTGCGAGATTCAGTGTATTTCTTAAATTTAATGGAAAACTTCAGTAGTTATCCCCTGCTCGGGGTTCTGGCAGGAATGTTGGTTACCATGGTAATTCAGAGCAGTAGTGCTACCTTTGGTATTCTCCTGGGTCTTGTTTCAGTGGGTGCTATTACTTATCAGGCCGGTATCCCGATTTTGCTTGGTAGTAATATTGGGACTACCATTACTGCAATTTTATCAAGTATCGGGGCTAACCGTTCTGCCAAGAGGGCAGCAGCTGCCCATTTTATTTTTAATGTACTGGGAGCTGGTATTGTAATTGTATTAATATATGTGATCCCTGATTTTACTGATAGTATACATCAATTTTTGATTAAATTATCTAACCTGTTTGGACATACCCCTACTTCAGAAAGGTTACTTGCCAATACACATACCCTGTTTAATGTCCTTAATACCCTGTTATGGTTACCGTTTGTTGGTTTTATGGTTAAAATAGTAAAATCTGTTTTACCAGGTGATGAGGTTGCAGTAAAACGGGGCTTAAATTATCTTGATGAAAGGATGCTAAAGACACCCAGTCTCGCCTTAAATCAGTTGAAGAAAGAAGTTATAAGGATGTATGGTATTACCCAGGAAATGGTCAGGGAATCTATAAAAATATTTAAGGAGGGCCATGATAGTAAGATAGTAAAAGCGGTTCACCATAAAGAAGATATTATAAATGAAATAGAAGAAGACCTGATCAAGTTTATAAGTAGTGTTCCCCGTAATTCTCTATCTGGAGGGGATTTGAGGGTTTTAAATATGTATTATGCCATAATTGATGATATAGAAAGTATAGCTGATGATGCTGTAGAAATGGTAGAACTGGGTAGTTACAGCTGGGAGAATAATCTCAAGTATTCAGATGAAGCCTGGAAGAGCCTTAATGAAAATTTTGATTTAATTTTTGACCTGATTGAGTCTTCATATGAGATGGTTGAGACTGAAAATCTTGAGTTATCAACCCAGATTCTGGATGCTGAAGATAAAATGGATCAATACCAGCTGGAAAACAGGAATTGTCACTTAAAAAGACTTGGTAGTGGTATCTGTGAGCCCGGGGCTGGTATAGTATACCTTGAAATTCTTGATAGATTAGAGCATATCAGTGACCAGGCAGCCGATATTGCCCACAGTATGACAGAAGCTTTATAA
- a CDS encoding glycosyltransferase family 4 protein, whose translation MRVLFVVRPDLFTVKAGDTVQVLILKKALEKLGLRVDLNINKVSLDDLHNYDLIHLFNLLRVEVCERFLSNINVNKPVLLTPIYWNMEEYLKHSKPDLLYWWKLTQKRRMEVLTKVDMVAPNAHTEWDRIKYDFRIEKPCEIIYNGVVPWKENIENSQREYILCVGRIHPRKNQLQLIKALKEFNLPLVLIGDINDPAYFRECLRESEGYNVTIYGAKSREELFQFYLKSKIHVLPSWYETPGLVNLEAALAGCNIVTTDRGTTREYFKNKVSYCSPLDIKDIADKVVTAYYTEPDPELSQYVKTKYNHNSVAYKTMEVYKKLI comes from the coding sequence GTGAGGGTGCTTTTTGTAGTTAGACCTGATCTGTTTACCGTTAAAGCAGGGGATACTGTACAGGTTTTGATTTTAAAGAAAGCCCTTGAAAAGTTAGGATTAAGGGTTGATTTGAATATTAATAAAGTATCACTGGATGATTTGCATAATTATGATCTCATTCATCTTTTTAATCTGTTACGGGTTGAGGTGTGTGAAAGATTTTTGAGCAATATTAATGTGAATAAACCTGTTTTACTGACTCCAATATACTGGAATATGGAAGAATATTTAAAACACAGTAAGCCCGATTTATTGTACTGGTGGAAATTAACCCAGAAACGGAGAATGGAAGTTTTGACAAAAGTGGATATGGTAGCCCCGAATGCCCACACAGAATGGGACAGGATAAAGTATGATTTCAGGATAGAAAAACCCTGTGAGATAATATATAATGGTGTAGTTCCCTGGAAAGAAAATATAGAAAATTCCCAGAGGGAATATATATTATGTGTGGGGCGAATCCACCCACGGAAAAACCAGTTACAGCTCATAAAGGCTTTAAAGGAATTTAATCTTCCCCTGGTGTTAATAGGTGATATAAATGATCCTGCCTATTTTAGAGAGTGTTTACGTGAGTCTGAAGGGTATAATGTAACAATATATGGGGCAAAGTCGAGGGAGGAGTTGTTTCAGTTTTATTTAAAGAGTAAGATCCATGTCCTGCCGAGCTGGTATGAAACCCCCGGTCTTGTAAATCTGGAGGCTGCCCTGGCGGGTTGTAATATAGTTACTACAGACCGGGGTACAACGAGAGAGTATTTCAAAAATAAGGTAAGTTATTGTTCCCCCCTTGATATTAAAGATATTGCTGACAAGGTAGTTACTGCATATTATACTGAACCTGACCCTGAATTATCTCAATATGTTAAGACTAAATATAATCACAATAGTGTTGCCTATAAAACCATGGAAGTTTATAAAAAACTGATTTAG
- a CDS encoding glycosyl hydrolase family 18 protein: MLKILGYYLSGNRSSRESFYLSYRQLYQVIPTWLELKGDGSLHVKDFKDDLEILSKYKTRESIVPMVQNFNLDSKVSNQLINNNDYRKKAIDNLLIFMGKHGLRKINVDLEGVKVSYKKNLTLFIKELSSVLKEKGYHLTISIPARTENTKDYSWSGAYDYGKLGLFVDGVIIMAYDYHWSGGPPGPVSPLPWVRDVLDYAIIEIPATKIFLGLPFYGYDWELNQDKPARGLSHHQIFYLIKEYDSQVEWDQEFNSPYFRYKQDGKWHEVWFENKTSLAKKIKLAEDFQINGVAFWRLGLEDKNFWKLLSGGKVRG, encoded by the coding sequence ATGCTGAAAATACTGGGTTACTATCTCTCCGGTAACAGATCTTCCCGGGAGTCTTTTTATCTAAGCTATAGACAATTGTACCAGGTTATCCCAACATGGCTAGAATTAAAAGGTGATGGAAGCCTTCATGTAAAAGATTTTAAAGATGACCTCGAAATATTATCTAAATATAAAACGAGGGAGTCTATCGTTCCCATGGTCCAAAATTTTAATTTAGATTCAAAAGTCAGTAACCAACTTATAAATAATAATGACTATAGAAAAAAGGCTATTGATAATCTTTTGATTTTTATGGGGAAACATGGTTTAAGGAAAATTAATGTTGACCTCGAGGGGGTTAAAGTTTCCTATAAGAAAAACCTGACCCTCTTCATAAAAGAATTAAGTTCTGTATTGAAGGAAAAAGGGTATCACTTAACTATATCTATACCGGCCCGTACTGAAAATACTAAAGATTATAGCTGGTCCGGGGCCTATGATTATGGTAAACTGGGTCTGTTTGTCGATGGAGTAATAATTATGGCCTATGATTATCACTGGAGTGGGGGTCCTCCAGGCCCTGTTTCACCACTACCCTGGGTCCGGGATGTCCTTGACTATGCTATTATTGAAATTCCGGCTACGAAGATATTTCTGGGTCTCCCCTTTTATGGTTATGACTGGGAGCTAAATCAAGATAAACCGGCCCGGGGTTTATCACATCACCAGATTTTTTACCTTATTAAGGAATATGATAGTCAAGTTGAATGGGATCAGGAATTTAATAGTCCATATTTTAGATATAAACAGGATGGAAAATGGCATGAGGTCTGGTTTGAAAATAAAACCAGCCTGGCTAAAAAAATAAAACTGGCTGAAGATTTTCAAATAAACGGTGTTGCCTTCTGGAGACTGGGACTTGAAGATAAAAATTTCTGGAAATTACTTTCAGGAGGTAAAGTTAGAGGGTGA
- a CDS encoding Veg family protein, with translation MDKNILDQIRQNVNSFVGKEVKVKANRGRRKVLEKEGVLEKTHPNIFVVKIDDNHQVRRLSYTYADLLTDNVVVKVKGDNTKIGIV, from the coding sequence ATGGATAAAAATATTCTTGATCAGATCAGACAGAATGTTAATTCCTTTGTGGGAAAAGAAGTTAAGGTTAAGGCGAATCGTGGCCGGAGGAAAGTTTTGGAAAAAGAAGGTGTTCTCGAAAAGACCCATCCCAATATTTTTGTAGTTAAGATAGATGATAATCACCAGGTACGCCGCCTTTCTTACACCTATGCCGACCTTTTAACAGATAATGTGGTAGTTAAAGTAAAAGGTGATAATACCAAAATCGGGATTGTATAA
- a CDS encoding sporulation peptidase YabG translates to MSLNKGDFVTRRSHNRDLVFRIEDIKRDKVILRSFKFRLMADAPLDDLIKVDTGKITRIKKNLHEEALEILQKCRKHLILNTRVFRNSNSDAVYTEYPVRVLHLDGDKEYLNISLQNYKNLGLKARGFFIPEEGQPEKISRYVTKYRPDILVLTGHDGEFGDKIYHTSRYFIKAVKIARKIEPDLDQLIIYAGACQSDYDKLIESGANFASSPQNKMIHFMEPVLLVEKIASTPFNTVVPVSEVTANSISGEGAIGGVETRGKLRKKYP, encoded by the coding sequence ATGTCCTTAAATAAAGGAGATTTTGTTACCCGTCGTTCCCATAACAGGGATCTTGTTTTTCGTATTGAAGATATTAAGAGGGATAAGGTGATTTTGAGGAGTTTCAAATTTAGATTGATGGCCGATGCCCCTCTAGATGATTTAATAAAAGTTGATACAGGTAAGATAACCAGGATCAAAAAAAACCTTCACGAAGAAGCCCTGGAAATTCTCCAGAAATGTAGAAAGCATTTGATTCTTAATACCAGAGTTTTTAGAAACAGTAATAGTGATGCCGTTTATACAGAATACCCTGTCAGGGTCCTGCATCTTGATGGGGATAAAGAGTACCTGAATATATCCCTCCAGAATTATAAAAATTTGGGTTTAAAGGCCCGGGGATTTTTTATCCCGGAAGAAGGCCAACCGGAAAAAATTTCCCGTTATGTAACTAAATATCGGCCTGATATTCTTGTATTAACCGGACATGATGGCGAATTTGGTGATAAAATTTATCATACTTCCCGGTACTTTATTAAAGCTGTAAAAATAGCCCGTAAAATCGAACCGGATCTCGACCAATTAATAATTTATGCCGGTGCCTGTCAGTCTGATTACGATAAATTAATTGAAAGCGGGGCTAATTTTGCCAGTTCACCCCAAAATAAGATGATCCATTTCATGGAACCGGTTTTACTGGTGGAAAAAATAGCTTCAACCCCATTTAACACAGTTGTTCCAGTATCAGAAGTTACTGCCAATAGCATCAGTGGTGAAGGAGCTATTGGTGGTGTAGAAACCCGCGGCAAGCTCAGGAAAAAATACCCGTAA
- a CDS encoding ribonuclease H-like YkuK family protein yields the protein MKFTSPTDGTLDINQTYQTILDFIESEPDNQYRLIIGTDSQPRLEEIVFVTAIVIYRVGRGGRFFYHKEREKFHLSMKQRIFYEVSKSLDVASKLTALLAKEKGFDEELKIEIHVDVGEKGPTNTIIKEVVGMVVGSGYEAMIKPDSYAASTIADKYTK from the coding sequence ATGAAATTTACTAGCCCTACCGACGGGACCCTTGATATTAATCAGACCTATCAAACTATTCTGGATTTTATAGAATCTGAGCCAGACAACCAGTATAGACTTATTATAGGAACTGATTCCCAGCCAAGGCTTGAAGAGATTGTATTTGTCACAGCCATCGTGATTTACAGGGTAGGTAGAGGAGGCCGTTTTTTTTATCATAAAGAACGGGAAAAATTTCACCTGAGCATGAAGCAAAGAATTTTTTATGAGGTTTCCAAAAGTCTGGATGTGGCCAGTAAGCTAACTGCCCTTCTGGCTAAAGAAAAGGGGTTTGATGAAGAATTAAAAATAGAAATTCATGTTGATGTTGGTGAAAAGGGCCCTACAAATACAATTATAAAAGAGGTTGTTGGTATGGTAGTCGGGAGTGGTTATGAGGCCATGATCAAACCTGATTCCTATGCTGCTTCTACAATAGCAGATAAATACACCAAATAA
- the rsmA gene encoding 16S rRNA (adenine(1518)-N(6)/adenine(1519)-N(6))-dimethyltransferase RsmA: MDKVIATPGGTNEIIRKYNLKLHKGLGQNFLIDQNIVDKIINTADLNNEDIVIEIGPGIGSLTQKIVPRSGRVFAFEKDKRLVKVLRELFNGYNHLEVIGQDVLEVDWKHFFDSRGISDRSVKVLANLPYYITTPVIMGLLESNITFSLMVLMVQKEVADRMAAAPGSKDYGALSVAVQYYGEVEIFHKVPPTVFIPRPRVYSSIIKIKPHSEPVYRVKNEGFFFKMVRAIFQQRRKTLKNSLTKSSEIKLDKGIVTEAIRELGLDPRIRGEKLTIKQMAILSNTLWYKISEEDGENHEIY; encoded by the coding sequence ATGGATAAAGTTATAGCAACACCCGGTGGTACAAATGAAATAATAAGGAAATACAACTTAAAACTACATAAAGGGCTGGGACAAAATTTTTTAATAGACCAGAACATTGTTGATAAAATAATAAATACAGCTGACCTCAATAATGAGGATATAGTAATTGAAATTGGACCGGGGATAGGGTCCTTAACCCAGAAAATAGTCCCCCGGTCTGGTCGGGTTTTTGCCTTTGAAAAAGACAAGAGGCTGGTTAAGGTTTTAAGAGAGCTTTTTAATGGTTACAACCACCTGGAAGTAATTGGTCAGGATGTTCTTGAGGTTGACTGGAAACATTTCTTTGACAGTAGAGGTATTTCTGACAGGAGCGTTAAAGTACTGGCCAATTTACCATATTACATCACGACCCCGGTTATTATGGGGTTGCTAGAATCTAACATAACATTTTCCTTAATGGTATTGATGGTGCAAAAAGAAGTTGCAGACCGGATGGCGGCAGCTCCCGGGAGTAAAGATTATGGGGCTTTAAGTGTAGCGGTTCAGTATTATGGCGAGGTGGAAATCTTTCATAAGGTTCCACCGACTGTATTTATACCGAGGCCCCGGGTTTATTCCAGCATAATAAAAATTAAACCTCATTCAGAACCTGTATACAGGGTTAAAAATGAGGGTTTTTTCTTCAAAATGGTGAGGGCAATATTTCAGCAGAGGAGGAAAACCTTAAAAAATTCCTTAACCAAATCCTCTGAAATTAAGTTGGATAAGGGTATAGTCACGGAGGCAATAAGAGAGCTTGGGTTAGATCCCCGGATCAGGGGAGAAAAACTAACTATCAAACAGATGGCTATTTTAAGCAATACCTTATGGTACAAAATTTCTGAAGAAGATGGTGAGAATCATGAAATTTACTAG
- a CDS encoding MFS transporter: protein MKSKYKLMMVAFSGVPFIMVLGNSMLIPEFPQIKAALDIDQFHVGLLITVFSISAGITIPFLGYLCDQIGRIKVIVPSLLLYGLGGIISGVAALIMDNPYNIILIGRVVQGVGAAGTAPIVMALVGDIFQSEQRSEALGIIEAANGIGKVVSPILGSAIGLISWIALFFFYVFLAIPIAAGVWFWGKEVKEKGQQSLKKYLRNVGEIFKEKGLSLIMTILSGMLVLFILFGLLSYFSDFLEAKHNIKGFVKGLVIAIPILFMSTTSYINGYILKKVKKYFKASIITGLIIIPLALIILSFIKSLTTYLVLFSLLGIGTGLVLPAINTLVTSSTKADQRGVITSIYGSARFVGVAIGPPAFSFLEELSLKTMYYGGSLIAGIIMVLALIFISEKGMTPNQG from the coding sequence ATGAAGAGTAAATATAAACTAATGATGGTTGCCTTCAGTGGAGTACCATTTATCATGGTCCTCGGAAATTCCATGTTAATACCTGAATTTCCCCAGATCAAGGCTGCTTTAGACATCGACCAATTTCACGTTGGTCTTCTTATTACGGTTTTTTCTATATCAGCTGGTATTACAATCCCTTTTCTCGGTTATCTGTGTGACCAGATCGGTAGAATAAAAGTAATTGTACCCTCACTCCTGTTATATGGGCTTGGGGGAATTATTTCCGGGGTAGCTGCCCTGATTATGGATAATCCCTATAATATTATTCTTATAGGAAGGGTCGTCCAGGGTGTCGGGGCAGCCGGAACAGCCCCCATTGTTATGGCTCTGGTAGGTGATATTTTCCAGTCCGAGCAGAGAAGTGAGGCCCTGGGGATAATCGAGGCCGCTAATGGAATAGGCAAGGTAGTCAGTCCCATACTGGGATCAGCCATCGGTTTAATCAGCTGGATTGCCCTCTTTTTCTTTTATGTCTTTTTAGCTATCCCTATTGCTGCAGGGGTCTGGTTCTGGGGTAAGGAAGTTAAAGAAAAAGGGCAGCAAAGTTTAAAGAAATATCTTAGAAATGTGGGAGAAATATTCAAAGAAAAAGGCCTGTCACTTATAATGACAATTCTCTCTGGAATGCTTGTCCTCTTTATCCTGTTTGGACTTCTCTCCTATTTTTCGGATTTTCTGGAAGCAAAACATAATATTAAGGGTTTTGTTAAGGGTTTAGTAATTGCCATACCCATTCTGTTTATGTCAACAACCTCTTATATAAACGGGTATATCCTTAAAAAAGTAAAAAAATACTTTAAAGCCTCCATTATTACTGGTTTAATTATAATTCCCCTTGCCCTTATAATCCTCAGTTTTATAAAATCTTTAACCACCTATCTGGTTTTGTTCTCTCTGCTCGGCATCGGGACCGGGCTTGTTTTACCGGCTATTAATACGCTGGTTACCAGTTCCACAAAAGCTGACCAGAGGGGGGTTATCACCTCTATTTACGGCAGTGCCCGTTTTGTCGGGGTTGCTATTGGGCCACCGGCTTTTTCCTTTCTCGAAGAATTAAGTCTGAAAACCATGTACTATGGGGGAAGCCTTATCGCTGGAATAATTATGGTTTTAGCTCTGATTTTTATTTCAGAGAAAGGTATGACTCCTAACCAGGGTTAA